From a region of the Nonlabens sp. Hel1_33_55 genome:
- a CDS encoding oligosaccharide flippase family protein: protein MKFIFQKFSTDKKRVVKNYFYVSILQGLNFLLPLLILPILEHQLDEDKFGLIMYAQYVMSFCIVFTDFGFNITATREVAVLKKESRCLSDFYSSVFWSRILLIITVFVVLCGAVFSIERLSVEWKVYLLSYGVVAGQAVFPVWFFQGIEKMQIITIIHVIAKCIFTILIVLFVKNTGDYLLVPIFNSIGFIIAGVVSVVISLKYVKLRWHISKGFKSFYMDSMSVTLSNVSSSSVIIANGLILGFFQGNAIVGVYSIFEKLVIASKTVFMPIYQVLYPFVSRKTAQQTIRFMKKMIPIIGSIGLVLFANLFFLGEWLIKLLFSNPATYEYIHLFKIMTIVAFTSSLTMLYATLYAPSQRLFKRRLQVLTTGAIITIALGLLFTPTFGIEATAYIFTSVEILLLGMSAFFYYFRDMPAARNQVDE, encoded by the coding sequence ATGAAGTTTATTTTTCAAAAATTCTCAACTGATAAAAAAAGGGTTGTAAAAAATTATTTCTACGTTTCAATTTTGCAAGGCTTAAATTTTCTATTACCTCTACTTATCCTCCCTATTCTAGAGCATCAATTAGACGAGGATAAGTTTGGTCTAATAATGTATGCTCAGTATGTAATGAGTTTTTGTATCGTATTTACTGATTTTGGATTCAATATTACGGCTACAAGAGAGGTTGCGGTACTTAAAAAAGAAAGTAGGTGTTTATCAGATTTTTATTCTTCTGTATTTTGGTCTAGGATACTGCTGATAATAACAGTATTTGTTGTCCTATGTGGTGCGGTATTTTCAATAGAACGACTCTCTGTAGAATGGAAAGTTTATCTGCTTAGTTATGGTGTTGTTGCTGGTCAGGCAGTGTTTCCCGTATGGTTTTTCCAAGGCATAGAAAAAATGCAGATCATCACGATAATTCATGTTATAGCAAAATGTATTTTCACAATCTTGATTGTCCTGTTTGTAAAAAATACCGGCGATTACTTATTGGTACCAATATTCAATTCAATAGGTTTCATAATAGCTGGGGTTGTAAGCGTGGTTATTAGTTTGAAATATGTGAAACTAAGATGGCACATATCCAAAGGATTTAAGTCGTTTTACATGGACAGCATGAGTGTCACTCTTTCTAATGTGTCATCCTCTAGTGTGATTATTGCTAATGGTTTGATCTTGGGATTCTTTCAAGGAAATGCCATAGTTGGAGTTTATAGCATATTTGAGAAGCTAGTCATTGCATCAAAGACTGTTTTCATGCCAATATATCAAGTTTTATACCCTTTTGTCTCGAGAAAAACTGCGCAACAGACCATTAGATTTATGAAAAAAATGATTCCAATCATTGGTTCTATTGGGTTGGTTCTTTTTGCCAATTTATTTTTTCTAGGCGAGTGGCTGATAAAGTTATTATTTTCTAATCCAGCGACTTATGAGTATATCCATTTATTCAAGATAATGACTATTGTAGCTTTCACGTCCTCTCTAACCATGCTATATGCAACTTTATATGCACCATCGCAAAGACTATTCAAAAGACGCCTTCAGGTCTTAACGACAGGTGCCATTATAACAATTGCTCTAGGCCTGTTATTTACTCCAACTTTTGGGATAGAGGCAACCGCTTATATATTTACGTCTGTTGAGATTCTTCTGCTGGGAATGAGTGCTTTCTTTTACTATTTTAGAGACATGCCGGCGGCAAGAAATCAAGTAGACGAATGA